The following are encoded together in the Equus quagga isolate Etosha38 chromosome 1, UCLA_HA_Equagga_1.0, whole genome shotgun sequence genome:
- the FBXW12 gene encoding LOW QUALITY PROTEIN: F-box/WD repeat-containing protein 12 (The sequence of the model RefSeq protein was modified relative to this genomic sequence to represent the inferred CDS: inserted 4 bases in 2 codons; deleted 1 base in 1 codon; substituted 1 base at 1 genomic stop codon) — translation MAYLSGSGHITDGQEKSVVCTVSSNYMLYAWDVQEVGDSEGDVYTLTVPGLRXISQFNAFKYNVDVLHYSPAEKWIFASTHQHHLPKSPICMAVSDGNRTVFESGPYMFLFTINGPLLQQXEEHQRTTSHFWVESLHVLTTSVDDLQVCVWEEEGRXPYLRSCCHLEHIGRGQIPRC, via the exons ATGGCTTATCTCTCAGGAAGTGGCCACATAACGGATGGACAAGAGAAGTCAGTCGTTTGTACCGTGTCTTCAAATTACATGCTTTATGCCTGGGATGTGCAGGAG GTAGGTGATTCTGAAGGTGACGTCTACACATTAACAGTCCCTGGGTTAAG AATTTCTCAATTTAATGCATTCAAATATAATGTTGATGTTCTACACTACTCCCCTGCCGAAAAATGGATCTTTGCATCTACACATCAACATCACTTGCCAAAG AGTCCTATTTGCATGGCAGTCAGTGATGGAAATAGGACTGTCTTTGAGAGTGGGCCATACATGTTCCTTTTCACCATCAATGGCCCCCTGCTGCAACA TGAGGAGCACCAGAGGACCACCAGCCACTTCTGGGTG GAGtctctccatgtcctcaccacaTCCGTGGATGAT CTGCAAGTGTGCGTGTGGGAAGAGGAAGGCCGTTAGCCATACCTCAGGAGCTGCTGTCACCTGGAGCACATAGGGAGGGGTCAAATACCACGCTGCTAG